From the genome of Candidatus Wallbacteria bacterium, one region includes:
- a CDS encoding nitroreductase family protein, with the protein MNPVIDCLMNRKSIRKYKDGVPPDDLLEAVVRAGQQAPFAYQVYSVLLTREREKIQFRAPWLFTICIDLHKFELIMAKRGWQTVQNDLSLLLLGLQDAAYMAENMVTAGESLGLGSCYLGAAPYLALKIREEYSLPDRVFPLVQLVMGYPDENPPVRPRYPLNFVLFEGKYPDITDAQLEEAMKTMDQGYLSQDYYQKINYMIPVGKGMQEKYTFDNYSWSEHISRKLGLWQSDLGEMLDKLEKCGFKVSR; encoded by the coding sequence ATGAACCCAGTGATCGACTGTCTGATGAATCGCAAATCCATCCGTAAATATAAAGATGGAGTGCCTCCAGACGATCTGCTGGAAGCAGTAGTCAGGGCAGGCCAGCAAGCGCCTTTCGCCTACCAGGTTTACAGTGTGCTCCTGACTCGTGAGCGGGAGAAGATTCAGTTCCGGGCTCCCTGGCTGTTCACGATCTGCATAGACCTGCACAAATTCGAGCTGATCATGGCTAAGCGCGGCTGGCAGACTGTTCAAAACGACCTTTCGCTCCTGCTGCTCGGCCTGCAGGATGCGGCTTACATGGCTGAAAACATGGTGACAGCAGGCGAGAGCCTGGGCCTGGGCAGCTGCTACCTTGGCGCTGCGCCGTATCTGGCTCTTAAAATCAGGGAAGAATACAGCCTGCCTGACAGGGTTTTCCCGCTCGTGCAGCTTGTGATGGGATATCCGGACGAAAATCCGCCTGTGCGGCCCCGCTATCCACTGAATTTCGTGCTGTTCGAAGGGAAATACCCGGATATCACTGATGCTCAGCTCGAAGAAGCGATGAAAACAATGGATCAGGGCTATCTCAGCCAGGATTATTATCAAAAAATCAATTACATGATCCCTGTCGGAAAAGGCATGCAAGAGAAATACACATTCGATAATTACAGCTGGTCAGAGCATATCTCGCGCAAGCTCGGGCTCTGGCAATCCGACCTCGGTGAAATGCTGGACAAGCTCGAAAAATGCGGCTTCAAGGTTTCACGGTGA